A stretch of DNA from Natrinema halophilum:
TGTCTCGGCGATCCGTTCCATGGCCTCGAGGATCTCGCCGTCGCCTGGCGGCGGAACGTCGCCGACAGTCGATCCCAGAAAGATCTTGTAACCGAGTGCCCCGGCCTCGTCGATCGCCGAGATCTGATCGAGGTTCTCCGAGGTGACGACGGCGTAACTCTGAAAGTCGACGTGGGCCGACGCCTCGCCGCGTTCGAATTTCAGTTCGAGGTGGTCCGGACGGTCGATTACCGGGTCCGTATTCGGCATCCCGACGACGGTCGTCACGCCGCCAGCGGCGGCCGCTCGCGTCGCGGACTCCCAGTCCTCCTTGTACTCGAGTCCCGGTTCGCGGTTGTGGATGTGGCAATCGACGATTCCCGGCACGAGGACGTTTCCCTCTGCGTCGAGGACGCGATCCGCATCCGGAAGGCAATCGGTTCTGCCGACGGCGACGATCGTTCCGTCTTCGACAGCGACACCGGCATCGGGTGTGCGACCCGCAGGCGTAACGATGGTGCAGTTGCACACGACGAAATCGACGGTCATTGCCGTGGAGTTGCCGAGGGCTGCGCATATAGCTTCCCCAACCGACTCGTCGCGCATCGATCGGGCAGTCACTTCCCGTCCATCGTTGTCTTCACTACCGCCTCCAGCTCGAAGTCGTGTAGCGGACCCGGTTCGTATTTGTTCGTTTCGCCGACGAACTGGAATCCCCACGGATGATCTCGTCGACCCCCGTGTGAAAGACGCTCGATTTGCCCCTTTGACGTCGGCAGGTTTCTCTCCGACCTCATTGTGATACCGCTTTTCGTACTGTGCGAGTACTCCGTTATACCCGCAATCTCTGGCCCGAGTATCTCCAGACCGACGTCCGGTAGATCGATCGTGACGATGTCGTCGCCTTCGAGCTTCGCGATTCGATCATAGACGGTCGACTTCAGTACCTCGGTATACTCGGCGATTTCGTCCGAACTCCCCGCTTGCAGTTCCGCGATAGGCCGACGAATGCGGATATTTGGCTCGTCCATACCTCGCATGCGGTCCCAAATTCAGAATTTGACGTCGTTCGAACCCGAACCGAGAAAATAAAATCGTGTTGAACGTAGTTCGATCGCACGGTCGGTGGCGACGTCCGGTGTCAATTGACCGAGTCGATTCGTCTCAGACGTTCCACGTAATAGTACTGTGTCCCATACAGAATGCTTTATTAGGATAAAGTACGACTAATCACATAATGCCTGAACAACAATCGGACGCCAACCGAAGATCTAACTCGGCCATCGTCTCGTCGTACGACGAACGTGTCATGCCAGTCTGGAAGTCACTCGATGTGCCGGTCAAGCGTGCGTCGGGATGTACGCTCGAGGACTTCGACGGAAACGAGTACCTCGACATCTTCTCCGGTATCTCGGTGACGAACGTCGGCCATAGGAACGAAGCTGTCGTCGATGCTGCGAAGGAACAGCTCGACGAATTCGTTCACGGGTGTTCGTACCTCCACCCGAACGAGCCCGTCGCGGATCTCGCCGAACGGGTCGCAGAAGTCACACCGGGTGACTTACAGAAGAGTTTCTTCTGTAACTCCGGGACGGAGGCAGTCGAGGGTGCGATTAAACTCGCCCGAAAATATACGGGATCGAAGGAGGTCGTCGCGCTCGAAATGGGGTTTCACGGCCGGACCCTCGGAAGCCTCGCGCTGACGGGAAACAAATCGTACAAGCAGGGCGTGGCACCGACTCTCAACGACGTTGCACACACTGCTCCGCCGTACGGCTACCGATGTCCGCGATGCGACGGCACCCACTGTGACCCCAGTTGTGCCGACGAGTTAGAGCGAATCATCGGGTCTCACACCAGTGGCGATGTCGCGGCGGTCGTCGTCGAACCCGTCATGGGAGAGGCAGGCATCATCGTCCCACCGGACGGCTGGCTGAATCGCGTTCAAGAGATCGCTCACGACCACGGGGCGTTGCTCATCCTCGACGAAGTCCAGACCGGGTACGGACGAACGGGCGAGTTCTTCGCGAGCAGTCATTTTGACGTCGAACCGGATATCCTAACGCAGGCAAAGGGGATCGCGAACGGGCTCCCACTCGGGGCGTTCACTGCCTCCGCGGAAATCGCGGACGCGTTCGAATCCGGCGACCACCTCTCGACATTCGGCGGGAACCCGGTCGCCTGCGCGGCTGCACTGGCGACTATCGACGAACTTCGCGGAGGGATAGTCGACAATGCTCGCGAACAAGGCGAGTGGCTCGGGTCCGAACTCGAGGCGCTGGAAGACGAATACGACGTCGTCGGGCAAGCACGCGGACTCGGATTGATGTGGGGAGTCGAACTCGTAGAACCTGGAACGACCGGTCCACACAGCGACGCTCCGCGACCGGATAGCGATCTCGCGGCGGCCGTAAGCGATCACCTTCGCGAGGAGTCGAACGTCGTAATGGGCGTTGGCGGGTACTACAAAAACGTCATGCGAATCCAGCCCCCGCTTACGATTTCCCGTAGTCAACTCGAACGCGCCACCTCGGAACTACGAACTGCACTCGATCAACTGACGTAGTACGGCCGCAGGAATCGGTTGCTACCCCACTCAGTTATTTTAAACAATTATGGAATTTGACTCGTGTCAACGGTACCCCCTGTTCATAAATAACGAGTTCGTACAGCCGTCGAGCGGCGATTATTTCACGACCAGAGATCCGGCAACCGGCGATTCGATCGCAGAGGTTGCGGCTGCTACCGACAGCGACGTCGACCGCGCCGTCGAGAGCGCAAACGAGTCGCTTTCCGCGTGGCAATCAATGTCTCCCGACGAACGAGGGCGGATCATCCAGCGCATTGCAGACGGTCTCCGAGACGACGCTGCAAACCTCGCTCGACTCGAGAGCCGGGATCAAGGAAAACCCCTGACTCAGGCCCAAAACGACGTAGAAGGAGCGGCTCGATACTTCGAGTACTACGCCGGCGCAGCAGACAAACTCGAGGGAAAAAGCGTCCCACGTGGACGGGAAACATTCGATTTCACCGTCCGAGAACCATACGGTGTTAGTGGACAGATCATTCCCTGGAATTTCCCGCTCAATATCACTGCTCGGGGGGTTGCTCCGGCACTCGCGGCCGGAAACACGGTCGTAATCAAGCCCGCACCAACGACACCGCTTTCCGTATTGCACTTCGCAGAACTCTGTCGAGATGCCGGCGTTCCCGACGGCGTCGTAAACGTCGTTA
This window harbors:
- a CDS encoding aspartate aminotransferase family protein yields the protein MPEQQSDANRRSNSAIVSSYDERVMPVWKSLDVPVKRASGCTLEDFDGNEYLDIFSGISVTNVGHRNEAVVDAAKEQLDEFVHGCSYLHPNEPVADLAERVAEVTPGDLQKSFFCNSGTEAVEGAIKLARKYTGSKEVVALEMGFHGRTLGSLALTGNKSYKQGVAPTLNDVAHTAPPYGYRCPRCDGTHCDPSCADELERIIGSHTSGDVAAVVVEPVMGEAGIIVPPDGWLNRVQEIAHDHGALLILDEVQTGYGRTGEFFASSHFDVEPDILTQAKGIANGLPLGAFTASAEIADAFESGDHLSTFGGNPVACAAALATIDELRGGIVDNAREQGEWLGSELEALEDEYDVVGQARGLGLMWGVELVEPGTTGPHSDAPRPDSDLAAAVSDHLREESNVVMGVGGYYKNVMRIQPPLTISRSQLERATSELRTALDQLT